The genomic interval TATCATGAAATGATTTTCTGCTGAATCTGGCAATATTTTGTGCGTCAGCAACTGTTGCTTTTCTAATCTCTAATGGCATAAATTATTGTTTTTTATTTGAAAGACATAAGCAAATTCCGTCTGTTCTTATGTCAAAGGTATCAATTTGTATGTTTTGTAAATATAGCATCGTGAGCAAATATTTGATCCATTGTGCACCCTGGCCTAATCAAAAAGCGTTGTACACATAGCTACGACCCATATGCGAGAAAAATATTAAATCAGTAGAATTAATTTCAAATGCAAACTTTGAATTGTAGTATTTTTTTTGTGATATTGCACCTACTATCTAAATTGTAAATAATCATTAAATACATAGAATCTTATAAGTTTAATATAGGATTTTTATTATATTTAAGCCGAATTAGTTCTCTTATAAATACTCGAATGATTAGTGAAGCGATTTTTTATGATTAAATACTGATTAAAAATTTAAGACTTGAACTGAAATTTTCAAAATAATACAAGAATGTTTTCTACAAAAAAACAAATATTTTAATCCGTGTAGAATCTTGTATTTGGCATAAAAAAAATGGAGCAAACCTCTTCATTGAAGATTTAGGATTAACAAAGAAAGACAAATTATTAAAATCATATGGCTGATACGTTGTTCAATACGAACGAAAAAAGAAATTTATTGATCATAGACGATGAACCAAGCATTTGTAAAATACTGGAACATTTTCTTAAAAAGGATTTCAATGTAAATATCAAGCACGACGGTTCGGAAGGGATGTTGTGGCTGGAAGCTGGCAATGAGACAGATCTGATCATCGCAGATCTCCACATGCCTAATCTGAGTGGTAAAGAATTTCTTAAAGTTACCAAGGCAAGTAATCTGTATGCTGATATTCCGGTAATTATCCTTTCAGGATCTGATGAAAGCAGTGAGCGAATCCAGTGCTTAAATCTCGGCGCCGACGATTTTATGGTCAAACCATTTAATCCCATGGAAGTACATGCAAAAATCAATGCCATATTGCGCCGCAGCAAACGATACTCTTAATTACTATTATAATGGAATTGACTGGTACATCCGTTGAAATGGCCATTGAATCAAAATCGCAGATAACCCTTTTCAGGGTTTTTTATCTGAGTAAGGATTTTGCCCAATATTTATGGTTTGCCGAGCAGTATGGTAATTTTCTGCAGGTGGAATATTTTGATAACAGCGATGGAATTCTGAGTGCGCTGGAAGAATTTCCGGCTGATGTAGTCATTGCGCATGTAGATTGCGGCGGCTGGGAATTACTGGAAAGGATTCGTGGCAGCGTGAGCCTTGGTAATATACCGTATATTCTTATGGCTGAATCCCTGAACGACGACGTTATTCAGAACGCTCGTCTCAAACGGGCCGATGACATTTTTTCAGTTCGCTTCGATTCCGGTGACCTTTTAACACGGCTTCGCTATTTTAAGAAAAGACAGTGGTATGTTGCAAGTAAAGCTTCGGAAAAAATTGGTTTGAGGCAAAGCCAGACCCCATTTTGGAAACGGGCCATTGATATCTTCACTACTGGAATGGCATTGTTGTGCTTAATGCCGGTTTTAGCCATTGTTGCCTTGCTGATCAAACTGGATTCTAAAGGTCCTGTTTTTTATAAATCAAAAAGGGTAGGGAGCGGATACAAAATATTTGATCTGTATAAATTCCGTACTATGCGTACCGATGCAGATCAGATGATAAGGAAAATGGCAGCACTCAGCATGTACAACAAAGGAACTGAGCCAACGCAACAGGTTGAGAGCGAAGGTCTTTGTGATGAATGTAAAGCAGGAAACCAATGTAAAAGCTTGCTGTTTCTGGATGGAAAGGAAATTTGTGAAAAACTGTATCACTTTCAGAAAGACCAGAAAGCTGCTTTTATGAAGTTTCAGAATGATCCACGTGTAACCAAGTTTGGTGCGTTCCTTAGAAATTCCAGTCTGGATGAATTACCACAGCTCCTCAATATTATCAAAGGAGATATGTCTCTTGTTGGCAACCGTCCTTTGCCATTATACGAAGCTGAAAAAATGACTACTGACGATAAAATCTTACGCTTTGCCGGACCGGCCGGATTAACAGGATTATGGCAGGTTACGAAAAGAGGAAAGGGGAAAGCCGATATGTCGGAGGAAGAACGTGCGCAGCTGGATGTAACCTACGCAAAGGAATTTTCTTTTATGATGGATTTGAAAATTATCCTGAAAACATTCCCTGCATTGTTGCAATCTGAAAATGTTTAATACGGTTCCGAACTATTTAATGATCTGAAAAGCTGGTTTGCCGGACAAGAGTTCGTAATTGACCTAAACTTTAATTTGACAATGTCAATAGGTTTTAATCCATTGTTTTTGGTTCTCGTCATACTTTTTGATGATTCGCGATGGATTTCCAACTGCAACAGAATACGGAGGAACATCCTTGGTTACAACGGTACCAGCCGCAATTACGGAATGTTTGCCAATGGTAACACCAGCCGTTACAACAACATTAGCACCAATCCAGCAATCGTCTTCAATAGTGATAGATGCAACAGTAACACCTTGTTTGTGAATTGGTTGGTAAATATCGGTATAATTATGATTAAGGCCGCTTGCAACGATATTCTGTGCAAAAATTACATTATCACCAATTTTAACAGGACCAATAATTACGTTACTCATTCCTACAAGAGAGTTTTCTCCTATTACTACATCCCCCACACCATTGTTAATCGTACTGAAATCTTCAATCACAGAATTGTTTCCGATTGAAAAATGATTGAACGGAACTACATCCATTCTTACCCAGCGGCGGATAATTACGTTCCGGCCTTTGTGATGATAAAATGGATTTAAAAATATCCTGACCCAAAGCCGAGGGCGTGCCTGGTTGGTAGGAATAAGCATCCAGTGAAAAAGTTTTTTTAATCGTGCATTATTACGAATGTAACCGGATACTGACATTAGAAGTAGTTTTTAAGCGTTGAGATATAATTGTAATGAACATAATAAGTACATTGCTAATCTTATAAAACAAAAGTAGGTTTTAATAATATATTTTTTCTAAATAAATGCAGATGAAATACGCAGTGTTTTTGGTTTTCCTGTTTTTTTCAATTCATGCTACACAAGCTCAGGAGTCACTGAGCAAGGATATTTCGTATGCATACCTGGAAAAACTGATCGCAGTTTGTAAGACCAATTATCCCAAAGTGAAAATGTATGAAGCCAGGGTAAACGTGGCAGAGAATGGTGTAAAAAAGGCTAAACTGTCTTATTTTGACATATTCTCGCTTTCTTATTTATACAGTCCCAGTAACAACACTGCAACCGTTTCTGATAAATTTTTGGGAGGTTATCAGTTTGGTTTCTTTGCTAATATCGGTTCCATATTACAGAAGCCTAATTTGATAAAACAGGCCAAAGGAGAATTTGCTGCTGCACAATATGATAAGGAAGCTTATGACCTGAACATGGAGGCAGAAGTAAAAAAACGCTATTTTATTTATATACAAAAAGTTGTATCCCTTCGTGTACGTTCAGGATCATTGCTGGATGTAGAAAGTATGCTTGCCAATGTAAGGCACCGTTTTGAAAAAGGAGAGGAGACACTTGAAAATTATAATAAGTTACTAATTATGTTATCTGACCATCAACAGAACATAATTAATGCAGAAAGTGAGATGCTGGTTGCAAAGAGTAGCCTGGAAGAATTATTGGGACAAAAATTAGAAGATATAAAATGAGCGAGTTTTTACAGTTTTTGAGATTGCTGCAAAGAAATAAGGTTACACTTATTCTGGTTCCATTAATCACTGTTATTGTATGTTATTTTTTAGTTAAAAGGCTTCCGGACTCTTACGATGCACATGCCCGAATTGCGACCGGGCTTGTAGATAAAACAGATCAGGTTGTTACCAAATCCAAGGAAGAACAGGATTCACAGATTGCCAGAAAATTTGAAAGCCTGATCCAGGTAATGTTACTGAAAAGAACACTCGATCAGGTGTCGTATCGTTTGATACTGAATGATTTGAAAGGAAAAAAAGATTCTACCTGGCGCGAGCCGGTTAGGGAACTCGCTGACATGAGCAAAGCAGATAAAAGTAAAGCAATCGCACTTATCACTCAAAAATACAAGGCCAGAGAAGAACTCTTTCTTTGGAAACCCTATGAAAGATCCTTAAATAAAATTATTGAGGACATGCATTATGGTGCTGATGCACTCAGGGGGAAGCTTACCGTTTATCGCAGTGGCGGAAGCGATTATATTGATATTCAGTACGAAGCTGAGGACCCGGATCTGGCTGCTTATGTTATTAATACGCTAAGCCAGGAATTCATTTCAAATAATTCATCCAGAATTGTCGATAATAACAAAAAAACGATTGATTTTTTGCAAACCTTCATGGTGCAGAAACTGAACGACTTAAACAACAGGATGACTATCCTGAAAAATTACAAGATCCAGAATAGGGTATTAAACTTAAATGAGCAGGCAAAAAGTATTTATGGCCAAATGGCAGATTACGAATCGAGGAGAGAGATAGCTCAAAAAGATATTATCGCCTATTCGGCAGCCATTGGAAATATTGATAAAAAATTCGATCCGGCTGACAGAAAATATTTTGAAAGTGCACTGACGGAAATTAACCAGAGCATTATTACAAACAAAAGAAGCTTAAGGGAATTGAATGAAAAATACAATTTAAGCAACTTCAACCCACGTTTAAAAATTAGTCTGGATTCATTGAGAAACCAGCTTTCGGGACAAATTGATGCCGCCTCGGATAAGTATGTATACAATCCTATGGCGGTAAAACAAGATTTGGTAACTCAGAAACTGGGTATGGAAATATCTTTGGACCTGGCCAGAAACAGCGTGTCGTCTATACAGGGAGAATTAAACCGGCTGAACCGAAAATTCGATGGATTGGTCCCGAATGAAGCCAAAATTCAGGAATATGAAACCCAGATTGATATTGCTAATAAGGAGTATATCAGTGCTTTACAACGGTATAATGATGCGAGCCTGGAATTCAGCTTTCCGG from Dyadobacter sp. NIV53 carries:
- a CDS encoding sugar transferase, translating into MELTGTSVEMAIESKSQITLFRVFYLSKDFAQYLWFAEQYGNFLQVEYFDNSDGILSALEEFPADVVIAHVDCGGWELLERIRGSVSLGNIPYILMAESLNDDVIQNARLKRADDIFSVRFDSGDLLTRLRYFKKRQWYVASKASEKIGLRQSQTPFWKRAIDIFTTGMALLCLMPVLAIVALLIKLDSKGPVFYKSKRVGSGYKIFDLYKFRTMRTDADQMIRKMAALSMYNKGTEPTQQVESEGLCDECKAGNQCKSLLFLDGKEICEKLYHFQKDQKAAFMKFQNDPRVTKFGAFLRNSSLDELPQLLNIIKGDMSLVGNRPLPLYEAEKMTTDDKILRFAGPAGLTGLWQVTKRGKGKADMSEEERAQLDVTYAKEFSFMMDLKIILKTFPALLQSENV
- a CDS encoding exopolysaccharide transport family protein, which produces MSEFLQFLRLLQRNKVTLILVPLITVIVCYFLVKRLPDSYDAHARIATGLVDKTDQVVTKSKEEQDSQIARKFESLIQVMLLKRTLDQVSYRLILNDLKGKKDSTWREPVRELADMSKADKSKAIALITQKYKAREELFLWKPYERSLNKIIEDMHYGADALRGKLTVYRSGGSDYIDIQYEAEDPDLAAYVINTLSQEFISNNSSRIVDNNKKTIDFLQTFMVQKLNDLNNRMTILKNYKIQNRVLNLNEQAKSIYGQMADYESRREIAQKDIIAYSAAIGNIDKKFDPADRKYFESALTEINQSIITNKRSLRELNEKYNLSNFNPRLKISLDSLRNQLSGQIDAASDKYVYNPMAVKQDLVTQKLGMEISLDLARNSVSSIQGELNRLNRKFDGLVPNEAKIQEYETQIDIANKEYISALQRYNDASLEFSFPVYLNLIERAMPGEIQSSKKMVLVILSGVISFTFCVFVFFILFYLDKSIRYPLDLANATDRPVLGYLNALDKNMNLSVSGMNASDDKQIRLYKNLVRSVRYELDNELSDPKIIAVTSLSDGVGKTSFVVALAWAFSKINKTVLIVDGNFGQPDISKLNPDSALFESFLKKDVPVEAVPGQISILGNKGGDFSLLELSDEKLIGQKLAMLKSKFDIILVETDSLTAMNKAKEWISFADRVVAVFSSGNSISGEDQSKVQYLMNLENKFSGWILTNTEDIPEQAGKIGKLVEA
- a CDS encoding DapH/DapD/GlmU-related protein, with product MSVSGYIRNNARLKKLFHWMLIPTNQARPRLWVRIFLNPFYHHKGRNVIIRRWVRMDVVPFNHFSIGNNSVIEDFSTINNGVGDVVIGENSLVGMSNVIIGPVKIGDNVIFAQNIVASGLNHNYTDIYQPIHKQGVTVASITIEDDCWIGANVVVTAGVTIGKHSVIAAGTVVTKDVPPYSVAVGNPSRIIKKYDENQKQWIKTY
- a CDS encoding TolC family protein, giving the protein MKYAVFLVFLFFSIHATQAQESLSKDISYAYLEKLIAVCKTNYPKVKMYEARVNVAENGVKKAKLSYFDIFSLSYLYSPSNNTATVSDKFLGGYQFGFFANIGSILQKPNLIKQAKGEFAAAQYDKEAYDLNMEAEVKKRYFIYIQKVVSLRVRSGSLLDVESMLANVRHRFEKGEETLENYNKLLIMLSDHQQNIINAESEMLVAKSSLEELLGQKLEDIK
- a CDS encoding response regulator transcription factor — translated: MADTLFNTNEKRNLLIIDDEPSICKILEHFLKKDFNVNIKHDGSEGMLWLEAGNETDLIIADLHMPNLSGKEFLKVTKASNLYADIPVIILSGSDESSERIQCLNLGADDFMVKPFNPMEVHAKINAILRRSKRYS